The Staphylothermus marinus F1 genome has a segment encoding these proteins:
- a CDS encoding acetyl ornithine aminotransferase family protein, translating to MLPEVKIIPGSLGSKSRIWIEKHHKYVATTTHDPEHLPLVIDRGEGVWLFDVDGNRYLDFSSGISVNNLGYPSHPEVLKAVEEQLHRLGHAAGTDFYNPYQVMLAEKLVSIAPGEKEKKVFFANSGTEANEAALKIVRQATGRKFIIAFLGAFHGRTYGSIALTASKTVHRKTFFPWMPGVIHVPYPNPYRNPWGINGYENPEELVNRVLEYIEEYVFDKLVPPEEVAAVFTEPIQGEGGYVVPPKQFFPELKKLLDKYGILLVDDEVQMGLGRTGEMFAINHFKVVPDIISLAKALSGGLIPIGATIFRADLDFKEPGMHSNTFGGNALASIAALKTIEVIEKLLPNIKKLEPLFRETLTEWRNKYEFIGDARGLGLAWAIEIVKDKKSKKPDPSRRGKILRNALNKGLVLLGCGKSAIRLIPPLIIDEEHAKIGLEILEKAIREA from the coding sequence ATGCTTCCCGAAGTAAAAATAATACCTGGTTCTCTCGGTTCAAAGTCTAGGATATGGATTGAGAAACACCATAAATACGTTGCTACAACAACTCATGATCCAGAGCATCTCCCACTAGTTATTGATCGTGGTGAGGGTGTATGGTTATTTGATGTTGACGGTAATAGGTACTTAGATTTTTCAAGCGGCATCTCAGTTAATAACTTGGGTTATCCAAGTCATCCAGAAGTTTTGAAAGCTGTTGAGGAACAACTGCATAGGTTAGGACATGCTGCTGGTACAGACTTTTATAATCCATACCAGGTAATGCTTGCAGAGAAACTAGTAAGTATTGCTCCAGGAGAAAAGGAGAAGAAAGTATTCTTCGCGAATAGTGGGACAGAAGCTAATGAAGCAGCATTAAAAATTGTGAGACAAGCTACTGGTAGAAAATTCATCATAGCATTTCTAGGAGCATTTCATGGTAGAACATATGGATCAATAGCTTTAACAGCTAGTAAAACTGTTCACCGCAAAACATTCTTTCCATGGATGCCAGGCGTAATCCATGTACCATATCCTAACCCATACCGTAATCCATGGGGTATTAATGGATATGAGAACCCTGAGGAACTAGTGAATAGGGTACTAGAATATATTGAGGAATACGTCTTCGACAAACTAGTACCTCCAGAAGAAGTAGCAGCGGTATTTACTGAGCCAATACAGGGTGAGGGCGGATACGTTGTGCCCCCTAAACAGTTCTTCCCAGAACTGAAGAAGCTACTAGATAAATACGGGATACTACTAGTTGATGACGAGGTACAAATGGGTCTTGGAAGAACAGGTGAAATGTTCGCTATTAATCATTTCAAAGTAGTTCCAGACATAATATCGCTAGCTAAAGCATTGAGTGGAGGATTAATACCTATAGGTGCAACAATATTTAGAGCAGACCTAGACTTTAAAGAACCAGGCATGCACAGCAACACCTTTGGTGGAAACGCTTTAGCATCAATAGCGGCATTGAAGACTATAGAGGTGATCGAGAAGCTGTTACCAAATATTAAGAAGCTAGAACCATTATTCAGAGAAACCCTGACCGAGTGGAGAAACAAATACGAGTTCATAGGGGATGCTCGCGGATTAGGGCTTGCATGGGCTATTGAGATAGTTAAAGATAAGAAATCTAAGAAACCAGATCCTAGTAGGAGGGGTAAGATTCTTAGAAACGCGTTGAACAAAGGCTTAGTCCTGCTAGGTTGTGGTAAGAGTGCTATAAGACTAATACCTCCACTAATAATTGATGAAGAACATGCTAAGATAGGATTAGAGATTCTCGAGAAAGCTATTAGGGAAGCATAA